TATATAATAAATATATTGAAGCAGATATTATGGCTAATTTTGCAGAATCATTAGGTATTCCAAATAGTTGTTTGATTAAAGAAAGCAAATCAAGAAACACATATGAAAATATAAAAAATTCAATAAAGATAATGGAACAGAGAAATTGGTTATCAGCAATGGTAGTTACTTCTCCTTGGCATGTAAGACGTTCTAATTATTTTTTATTAAAGTGCAGTATTAAATATGAGATGGAGAAATCTGACTATCCAGGGGAATTCTCTTGTTTTTATATCGCTGCAATGTACATATGGGAAAGTTATATAATGCTCAAAACCAAAATAAAAAAGCACTAATATTATGTTGTTTCACAGCTTTCGTATATTGTTCATAAATAAATTTAGGCTATGTTTTAATACAGTGTTGAAATATAGTCTAATAAAAATTATAGGTGTGATTGTCTATCTAAATTCTCAAAAGATCGTGTGAAGAAAAGTCTGTAAATAAAAATAACAAGGCTTTCTATGGTAAAATAAAATCATAGGAGGCCTTTTATTATGGCAAGAAAAAAAGATATTTATAAGGTAAAACCAATGAATGAAGGAAAAAGAAATATTATATCAGCTCTTATAGACGAATATGATATTCAGTCAGCTGAGGATATTCAGGAAGCTTTAAAAGATCTATTAGGTGGAACTATTCAATCTATGCTTGAAGGTGAAATGGACGAGCATTTAGGTTATGAACCATATGAACGAGCCGAAACTACAAACTCAAGAAATGGGAAAAAACAAAAAAGGATTCGAAGCAAATATGGTGAGATGAATATAGATGTACCACAGGATAGAGAAAGTTCTTTTGAACCTAAAATAGTACAAAAACACCAGAAAGATATTTCTGGTATAGAAGAAAAAATTATTTCTATGTATGCTAAAGGATTAAGTACCAGACAAATTTCAGAACAAATTGAAGATATATATGGGTTTGAAGTTAGTGAAGGAATGGTTTCAAATATAACCAATAAACTTCTTCCTGAAATAGAAGCATGGCAACATAGACCTTTATCTACAGTATATCCAATTGTTTTCATTGATGCAGTTCATTTTTCCGTAAGGGAAAAT
The Clostridium felsineum DSM 794 DNA segment above includes these coding regions:
- a CDS encoding YdcF family protein; protein product: MDMFDVIIILGFPALQDGKPSPIMRERVIKAVELFNKGYASNIICSGGGVYNKYIEADIMANFAESLGIPNSCLIKESKSRNTYENIKNSIKIMEQRNWLSAMVVTSPWHVRRSNYFLLKCSIKYEMEKSDYPGEFSCFYIAAMYIWESYIMLKTKIKKH